From the Parcubacteria group bacterium genome, one window contains:
- a CDS encoding FeoA family protein produces the protein MNEEKPINLMNLKMNQSAEIAFIDAGKESAKRLADLGLTFSTPVKVLKKTLFFGPIEIEVRGCKLALGRGIASKVWVKQI, from the coding sequence ATGAATGAAGAAAAACCAATTAATCTGATGAATTTGAAAATGAATCAGAGTGCGGAGATTGCCTTTATTGATGCTGGAAAGGAGTCCGCAAAAAGATTAGCCGATTTAGGATTGACTTTCAGCACGCCTGTAAAAGTTTTAAAGAAAACATTGTTCTTCGGTCCGATAGAGATTGAAGTCAGGGGTTGCAAGCTGGCTTTAGGTAGGGGAATCGCTTCAAAAGTATGGGTCAAACAAATATGA